In bacterium, one DNA window encodes the following:
- a CDS encoding 30S ribosomal protein S12, translating into MPTLNQLIRKGRKVVAKKSKSPALQSCPQKRGVCTRVYTTTPKKPNSALRKVARVRLTNGIEVTAYIPGEGHNLQEHSIVLIRGGRVKDLPGVRYHIVRGTLDTSGVEGRHQRRSKYGAKRPK; encoded by the coding sequence GCCGGAAGGTCGTCGCCAAGAAGAGCAAGTCGCCGGCCTTGCAGTCCTGCCCGCAGAAGCGGGGGGTCTGCACCCGTGTCTACACGACGACCCCGAAGAAGCCGAATTCGGCCCTGCGCAAGGTGGCCCGCGTGCGCCTGACCAATGGCATCGAGGTCACGGCCTACATCCCGGGCGAGGGTCACAACCTGCAGGAGCACTCGATCGTGCTCATCCGCGGCGGCCGCGTGAAGGACCTGCCGGGCGTGCGCTACCACATCGTGCGCGGCACCCTCGACACCAGCGGTGTCGAGGGCCGTCACCAGCGGCGCTCCAAGTACGGCGCCAAGCGGCCCAAGTAA